A segment of the Sphingomonas kaistensis genome:
GTCACTGGTGCGAGAGCCGGCACGGGCCATGGCACGCACCCAGTCGGGCGTGGCACCGACCGCTCGCAAGCCCATGAGGTCGCCATCGTCGATCTGCATACCGCCCAGGGCAGCGCGGATCGAGGCGGCATATTCCGGCGTGATGCCGAGCGCCTTGCTGGCGATCGCACGGTCGATCGCTTCGTCGGCGCTGACACGCTTCGGCGGAACCGGCGGCTGCGGTGAAACGGGGGGCTGCGGAGCGGGGTGCGGATGCACCATTGCCAGCCGCACTTCTTCCGCCAGCGCCCGGCGGTCCGCGGCAATCGCGGCGGCGTCTTGGGCCGCGGCTGCGCTGGCGACCGCTGCTTCCCTGCCCGACACGGCAACGCTGACCGCCTCGGTGGTGACTGCAGTGGCGGTGGCGACCGACTGGGCGACCAGCGACGGCAGCGAGTCGGCCGGGTTGGCCTTGACCACCGCGACCCCCGCTTCGGATGCGCCGTCGCTGGCCCGCGGGCTGAAGGTGATGGCGGCAAGCGGCGTCGCTGCGGCGACCACACCCATGAACAGGCCGGCGGCGAAGCCCTTGCCCATCGGCGTGCGCGGCAGGGTGCTGTCGAGCACGCGCTGCACTCGGCGGGTCAGGCTTCCCTTGCCCGGCGCGACGCCATGGGCGCCGAGCAGCAGGCCCCTGCAGTCGTGACGCGCCACGCCGACCAGCAATTGGGCATAATCGACCCCCTCGACGTCGGCGGCGAGCACCGCATCGTCGGCGGTTTCCTCGCGCAGCTGGTGGGCTTCGCGGGCCAGTATCCAGACCAGGGGATTGAACCAGAACAAGGCGGTGGCGATCCGGCCCAGCAGCAGTTTGGCCCAGTCGAGCCCCCGGACATGCGCCAGTTCATGGGCGATGATCGCCTCGGCTTCCGCCTTGGCCCCTAGCGCTTTCTCGTTAAGCAGGATCACCGGCCGGAACAGGCCCCAGCTGATCGGCGACTTGAGGTCGCTGCTGGTCAGCAGCGCAGTGCCGTTCTTGAAGTTCATCCGCCGCTGGGCATGGGCCAGTGCGGACAGCCACGACGGCTCGACCAGCACCGAGGCCTTGGTCCGCAGCGTCACCAGGCGCAGCACGGCAATCAGGGTCACCGCCAGCAGCAGGACCACCGGGATGCCGTACAGCAGGGGCCACCAGGGTTCGGGGGAAGCGGCGGCCTGGAATGCTTCCGCGGCGGGTAGCGGCGGGTTGTCGGTGATCGGCGCGGCAGGCAGCTGCGCCGGCATCGTCGGAGCGGCCTCCATCAGCGGCGCACTGACCACCAATTGCGGCAGGAACATCGCGCCAAGGGGGAACAGCACCAGGGACAGCAGGCCGAGATGGGCGACCATTCCTCGCTCAGCCGCCGAGCGGCCGCGCAGGAAATGAAGCAGGGCAAGCGTGACGCCGGCGATCAGCACCGACTTCAGGGCAAAGGTGACAAGCAGTTCCATGGCTTACTTCCCCTTCGACTTGCGGGCCTCGGCGATCATCTTCTCGAGCGCGTCGAGTTCGCTCGACTCGATCCCGTCCGACATGCCCAGCAGTGCGCTCGCAGCACTGGTCGGCGAACCGTTGAAGAACACCCGTACCACTTCCGACAAGGCTGACTTGCGCGCGGTCTGGTCCGACACCGCCGGGCTGTAGAGATAGCCGCGCTCATGATCCTCGCGGCGGACGAACCCCTTGTCCTCGAGCCGCTTGAGCATCGTGCGCACGGCCGAACCGCTCACCGCGCCGGGCAGCCCGTCGGTCACTTCCGCCGCGGTCATCGCGCCCTGCTGATACAACAGGTCGACGATCTGGCGTTCTTTGGGGGGCAGACGGTTCAGCACATTCAGGCTCCGAGGCTACATTTGTAGCGTGTGCTACATTTGTAGCTTCGAGGCAAGCACCGCGATCGGTCGTTGGTCGATTTCGCGCCATCGACGAACGGCGGCCGGCCAATTAGGCTCGGTCAAGGGAAGCATCGGGAGGGTTGCTCGTTTGGCGGTCATGGAATCACCCCCTCGTCCCCGTTCCGGCGCCGGAGCGCTGACCCTGATCGCGGTCGCAGCCGGGCTATGGCTGCTGCATTGGCTTGCCGACATCATCACGCCGCTGGTGGTCGCGGCGGTTCTGGTCGTGCTGGTGCAGGCGTTGATCCACGCGATCGACAAGCGCTGGCCGTGGATGCCGACCTGGCTGGTGGTCGTGTTCGCGGCGGTCCTGATCATCGCCACACTTGGCGTCGCGATGCTGGTCCTGATCGAGGGCGTCAGCGAGATCGCGGCACAGGCCCCCGCTCTCTACGAACGCATCGACGGAATCCTTGCGACGCTCAGTCGCACCCTGGAACTCGAGCAACCGCTGCAGCTGACCGGACTGGTCGGCAACATCAATGTTCCGCAGTTCGCCGGGCGGGTTCTTGGCGGGGTGCAGGGATTGGTCTCGACCCTGCTGCTGGTCATCCTCTACTTTGCGTTTCTGTTGGCGGAACGTCGCAAGGTCGCTCGCAAGGTGCGCGGTTCGACCGGTGACGGCGCGCGTTCGCGCTCGATCCTTCAGGGCATCGGCCAGGTAGGCAAGGACATCGAGACCTATGTCTGGGTGCAGACCCTGACCGGCGTGATGCTCGCGTCGGGGGCAAGCATCGTGATGTTCGCCGTCGGTCTCGACAATGCCCTGTTCTGGACCTTTCTGCTGTTCCTGCTGTCGTTCATTCCGATCGTCGGGGTCACTGCCGGCTCCCTCGCTCCTGCCGCCTTTGCCCTGCTGCAATTCCCGACCCTGACCCCAGCGCTGATCATTTTCGGCGGCATCCAGCTGGTTGCCTTCATCATTGGCAACCTTGTCTACCCGCGGATGCAGGCCGACGCGCAGAACATCAGTCCGGTCGCGACCCTGCTGTCGCTCGCCTTCTGGTCGTTCCTGTGGGGGATGCCTGGCGCCTTCCTGTCGGTGCCCCTGACGCTGACCCTGATGCTGATCTGCGCCCAGTTCGATCAGGCCCGGTGGGTCGCCGTGATGCTGTCAAATGACGGAACGCCGGCGGCCGTCCGCAAGCGACCCAAGGCCCCGGCCTCGTCAGCAAGGAAAGGCGCCTGACCGTCTGTCTGACACGGCCGCTCTCCCGCTTTGGGTCAGCTGGTCGCAGGCAAGGCGATGCGCCGCCTTTTGATACTGCAGTGGACGTCGATTCATTGTAAAGGAGTCGGCGACCAACTCCGGGGGAGGAGCTGATGACTGCGGGCGCTTTGCTGTTGCTGGTGATGGCCGGATCGGTGACGTCACCCGGCACCGACTTCGGGGTGAGGGTCGTCGACGGCCGCACGGTCCAATCCGCGCCGCTGATCGCAGCCCGCCGGCAGCTTCCATCGAGTAACCGCTTCAGCCTCGCTGCGGCTGCTAGCGTTGCGCGAGGCTTCGGGCGGGTGACCAGCACGATCCGCTCGCCCGAGCGCAATCGCCGCGTGGGCGGGGTACCCAACAGCTGGCACCTGCTTGGCCGCGCGATCGACGTCGCCCGCTCACCGAGCGTCAGCCATGCCGCCCTTGCAGCGGAATTGCGGAGGCGCGGTTATCACCTGATCGAATCGCTCGACGAGGGCGATCATAGCCACTTCGCCTTCAGCGATGGCGCCATCGCTCCACGGCAACGCAGCAGCGCCGACCAGATGGCCGAGGTCAGCCGCGAGGCGGATTACTTCCGCTTCGTCACCATGCCCGTCACCCGCGGCGACAAGCAGGGCGCCGCCCTAAGGTGAACCTGCCGCGGCGTCGGCGAGCGCCAGATTGTTGGCCGCCCGCGCGAACCAGCGATCGCTTCCTTCCAGCGCCCGCGCAAAGGCGGCGCGGGCCTTGGCGACGTTGCCGGCATGAAGCGCAAGTGCTCCGGCATCGTTGAGCCGCGCGGAATAGGACGAACCGCTTTCCCCGGCGCGGCGGGCCGGCAGGTCGGCAAGTAGCGCCGAGTCGGCGAGATCGAGATTGGAGGCGATGCGCGGGTTGGTCGGGGCCAGCCTCGCCGCCTGCGCAAGTCGTCGCTGCGCCTCGCTCCACTGCCCCCGCAGGAGGAGCGACCAGCCGAGGTTGTTGAGCAATTCCGGCGACGCCGCCTTCAACCGCAACCCGCGCGCGTAAGCGGCATCGGCCGAACGCCAGTCCTGCATCCGGTCGGCTGCCACGCCCCTTGCATTGAAGGTCCGCCATCCGGCGTCCGGCAAGGCGGCGGCTTCGTCGAGGAGAACGATTGCCGCCGCGCCGTCGCCCTGCTCGAGCGCCGCGATCCCGGCCTGGCTCAGGACGTGGGTATTCCGCTCGCCCGCCTTGAGCAGCGCGGCGTAGCGGATGGTCGCCTCCGGCCAGCGCCGCTCGGCAAAGGCGAGGTCGGCAAAAAGGCGATCGACCGCCGCGCCCGACGCACCTTCCGCTACTGCCGTACGGATCATCTCGCGCGCCTGAACTGCACGGCCATGCGACAAGGCGCTGGCGGCGTCGCTGACGGCGTCGGTTGCAGGCGGCGCCGACGCCATCGCCAGCATGACGGCAAGCGCCAGGATCACGTGCGCCCGACGCTGCCCGCCCCATCCTGGCCGAGCCGGAGAACGATGCGGTCCACCTTGTCCGACTGGCGGGCCTGCGCCGAAACCCGCAACTGCCGTGCGAGGCGCTTGCCTTCCCGTTCCATCGCCGCCGGGTAGACGAGTTCAGTGCGGTCGAGCGCCTGGGCTGCATTGGCGATCGCGATGCCGGTCCAGCCCAGCTGCCGAAGCTTGAGGCGGGTTCGTGCCGCAAGACCCTCCGTCGTTCCGGCGTTGAGAATGGTGATGCGTGTCGTGCCGGCGCCAACCGCCGCCAGTCGCTTCACCTCGGCCGATCGTGCCAGCTTCGGGGCCGGAAGCGGCTGCCAGTGGGGCGACCTTCCCGTCAGCAGGATGACCTCGCCAAGATCCGCACGCTCGAGCCGGGGGCCCGTCTTGCGCTCCTGCACCAGTGCAGCAAGCTGTTGCTTTGCGGGAGCCAGCCACGACAGGACTCCTCCCTCGGTCAGCGCCGACGAACGATCGAGGTCCAGCGCGGCGACGAGTTCGGCCAGATCCGTCGCGACAAGGCCCGGGGCTCGTGATTGCGACGCCAGTTCCGCCCGCACCCTTCCCGCTTCCTCCCTTGCGCCGGAGCGGTCGAGCGACGCGGCAAAGGCGACAAGGATTGCGCCGTCTCTCGGCCGCAGCGCCAGCGCACGCTCATAGTGCAGGCGCGACAGGTCGAAGCGGCCCATGCGATCGTAGCAGCCCGCAAGCCCGGTCAGCGCGTCGACGCTTCCCGGATCGTCGCGCAGGGCCCGGCGAAAGCCCTCGGAAGCAAGCGCGACATTGCCAAGCGCGAGATGGGCCCGTGCTTCGTTGACCCGGAACAGCGCGGAATGAGCGCCTTGCGCGAGCGCGTTGCCGGATGGCCGGATGGTCAGCGTCCCGCCGCTGCTGCATCCAGCCAGGGCAAGCATAGCCGACGCGATTGCGAGAAACCTCTTCATCACCCTGCCCCCTGCATGGCTGGAAGAATATTGCGGATGACCCGGATGACCGCCGGAAGCATCAGCACGCCGATCATCACCGGCAGCATGCAGGCGACCAGCGGAACCGACAGAAGCACCGGCAGCCGGTGGGCCTTCTCCTCCGCCCGCATCCGCCGCTTCTCCCGCATTTCCGCGGCATAGATTCGAAGCGTCTGGCCGATCGACGACCCCAGCTTGGTCGACTGGATCAGAAGCGTTGCGAAGGCGCGGATCTCGTCCACTTCCGCGCGATCGGCGAGCCTGCGCAGCGCATCCTCGCGGCTTCGCCCGGCGCGCAATTCCAGCACCAGAAGGCTCAGTTGTTCGGCGATCAGGGGATGCGATTGCACCATCTCCTGCCCGACCTTGCTGAACGCCGCTTCCAGTCCCAGCCCCGCCTCGACGCACACCAGCATCAGGTCGAGTGCGTCGGGGAAACCGTTGACCAGGGCCTGGCGGCGGCGGTCGCTCTTGGCCTGCACCACCAATGTCGGGACGTAGAGCCCGAGCAGCGCCGCCACCATCGCCTCGACATAGATGATCATCATTCCCGGCGGGTCGGCGGAGAGCCAGTTCACGAGCAGGACCGCAGCCGGCAGAAGCACGACGAGGCACAGCCGGATAAGGGTGTAGGAACGCGGCGCGAGGGGGCTGGAAAATCCCGCCGCAGCCAGTCGCTGGCGAAGCTCACGATCCTTGGTGTCGGCAAGGCTGAGCCCGGATTGCTCGATCCTCGCGATCAGCTTGCCCCAGGCCCCCGCGCTATGATCGCCCCGCAGGCTCTGCCCGGGCGCGAAATCGATCGGCGCGTGACCGGCGGGTTCCAGCCGCCTGCGCAGGTCGCGCCGCACCGACAGCCAGTTGACCGCGAAAAAGGCGCCGGTCGCGACGGCGGCGAACAGCAGCACCAACAGGCTGATGCGGGCGATCTGGTTCTGCGCGAACAGTTCGACCATGTCCCTACACCTTCAAATCGACGAGGCGCCGGATCGAGAAGAACCCGATGCAGTAAAGGAGGATGAGGCCAAGGAAGCCGGGAACGAACAAAGGATCGTCGGCGACCTCGAGGTAGAATTTGGCATTGATCAGAAACAGGCCGCTGAACGTCGCGACCGGAAGCAAGGTCAGGATCACCCCCGTCATGCGCCCCTCGCTGGACAGGGCCCGGACCTTCATCAGCATCGATTGGCGGTCGCGGATCACGCGCGACAAATTCTCGAGGATCTCGGCGAGGTTGCCGCCCGTCTCGTTCTGCACCGACAGGCTGACCACGAACATCCGCATGTCGTCGAGGTCCCACCGTTCGGCCAGCGCCGACAGGGAATCGCGAAGCTCGGCGCCGTAAGTCACTTCGTCGACCACCAGCCCGAACTGCGATCCGATCGGGTCTGGCATCTCGACCGTCAGCAGGTCCAGCGCCGCGGCCACCGGATGCCCGGCGCGAAGCCCGCGGACGAAGACGTCGAGCGCGACGGGGAACTGCTCCTGCATCTTCTTGCGCCGCTTCTGCGCGCGGCGCGACAGGATCATCAGCGGGAAGAAGGTGCCGATCAGGATCGAGATCGTGCTGACCAGCAGCAGGCGGCCGGCTCCGATCGGTGCGCCTGCCGCCAGCATGACGACGACGATGGCGGCGATCAGGATCACCGGCGCGAGCCCGATCAGCAGGAGCAGACGCCCGGTCGGCATCAGCAGCCCGGTCGCCAGAAGCATCCGCTCCAGCTTGCGCACCGTGCCCTTGAAGGGTGCAGGCACCCGGCTCACGATATCGAGATTGTGGCGGCGCAGGGTGCTGAAGGCGTCGGCG
Coding sequences within it:
- a CDS encoding M56 family metallopeptidase, which translates into the protein MELLVTFALKSVLIAGVTLALLHFLRGRSAAERGMVAHLGLLSLVLFPLGAMFLPQLVVSAPLMEAAPTMPAQLPAAPITDNPPLPAAEAFQAAASPEPWWPLLYGIPVVLLLAVTLIAVLRLVTLRTKASVLVEPSWLSALAHAQRRMNFKNGTALLTSSDLKSPISWGLFRPVILLNEKALGAKAEAEAIIAHELAHVRGLDWAKLLLGRIATALFWFNPLVWILAREAHQLREETADDAVLAADVEGVDYAQLLVGVARHDCRGLLLGAHGVAPGKGSLTRRVQRVLDSTLPRTPMGKGFAAGLFMGVVAAATPLAAITFSPRASDGASEAGVAVVKANPADSLPSLVAQSVATATAVTTEAVSVAVSGREAAVASAAAAQDAAAIAADRRALAEEVRLAMVHPHPAPQPPVSPQPPVPPKRVSADEAIDRAIASKALGITPEYAASIRAALGGMQIDDGDLMGLRAVGATPDWVRAMARAGSRTSDVGDLTGARAVGVSPTYVAELAGAGVRNVSLGDLTAMRALGITATSIQKLRDAGYTGLTPNRIIELRAVRIKEFATGRSQPPSNWPPNLPRRPRPETPEPPEAPEPPKPDAG
- a CDS encoding BlaI/MecI/CopY family transcriptional regulator, whose product is MLNRLPPKERQIVDLLYQQGAMTAAEVTDGLPGAVSGSAVRTMLKRLEDKGFVRREDHERGYLYSPAVSDQTARKSALSEVVRVFFNGSPTSAASALLGMSDGIESSELDALEKMIAEARKSKGK
- a CDS encoding AI-2E family transporter; its protein translation is MESPPRPRSGAGALTLIAVAAGLWLLHWLADIITPLVVAAVLVVLVQALIHAIDKRWPWMPTWLVVVFAAVLIIATLGVAMLVLIEGVSEIAAQAPALYERIDGILATLSRTLELEQPLQLTGLVGNINVPQFAGRVLGGVQGLVSTLLLVILYFAFLLAERRKVARKVRGSTGDGARSRSILQGIGQVGKDIETYVWVQTLTGVMLASGASIVMFAVGLDNALFWTFLLFLLSFIPIVGVTAGSLAPAAFALLQFPTLTPALIIFGGIQLVAFIIGNLVYPRMQADAQNISPVATLLSLAFWSFLWGMPGAFLSVPLTLTLMLICAQFDQARWVAVMLSNDGTPAAVRKRPKAPASSARKGA
- a CDS encoding D-Ala-D-Ala carboxypeptidase family metallohydrolase; the encoded protein is MTAGALLLLVMAGSVTSPGTDFGVRVVDGRTVQSAPLIAARRQLPSSNRFSLAAAASVARGFGRVTSTIRSPERNRRVGGVPNSWHLLGRAIDVARSPSVSHAALAAELRRRGYHLIESLDEGDHSHFAFSDGAIAPRQRSSADQMAEVSREADYFRFVTMPVTRGDKQGAALR
- a CDS encoding LytR C-terminal domain-containing protein, translated to MKRFLAIASAMLALAGCSSGGTLTIRPSGNALAQGAHSALFRVNEARAHLALGNVALASEGFRRALRDDPGSVDALTGLAGCYDRMGRFDLSRLHYERALALRPRDGAILVAFAASLDRSGAREEAGRVRAELASQSRAPGLVATDLAELVAALDLDRSSALTEGGVLSWLAPAKQQLAALVQERKTGPRLERADLGEVILLTGRSPHWQPLPAPKLARSAEVKRLAAVGAGTTRITILNAGTTEGLAARTRLKLRQLGWTGIAIANAAQALDRTELVYPAAMEREGKRLARQLRVSAQARQSDKVDRIVLRLGQDGAGSVGRT
- a CDS encoding type II secretion system F family protein; the encoded protein is MVELFAQNQIARISLLVLLFAAVATGAFFAVNWLSVRRDLRRRLEPAGHAPIDFAPGQSLRGDHSAGAWGKLIARIEQSGLSLADTKDRELRQRLAAAGFSSPLAPRSYTLIRLCLVVLLPAAVLLVNWLSADPPGMMIIYVEAMVAALLGLYVPTLVVQAKSDRRRQALVNGFPDALDLMLVCVEAGLGLEAAFSKVGQEMVQSHPLIAEQLSLLVLELRAGRSREDALRRLADRAEVDEIRAFATLLIQSTKLGSSIGQTLRIYAAEMREKRRMRAEEKAHRLPVLLSVPLVACMLPVMIGVLMLPAVIRVIRNILPAMQGAG
- a CDS encoding type II secretion system F family protein yields the protein MTDSLLRILILVLVFAAVLLLVEVLVGGYLRARSRDRSINQRLQLIGRGQSRADAFSTLRRHNLDIVSRVPAPFKGTVRKLERMLLATGLLMPTGRLLLLIGLAPVILIAAIVVVMLAAGAPIGAGRLLLVSTISILIGTFFPLMILSRRAQKRRKKMQEQFPVALDVFVRGLRAGHPVAAALDLLTVEMPDPIGSQFGLVVDEVTYGAELRDSLSALAERWDLDDMRMFVVSLSVQNETGGNLAEILENLSRVIRDRQSMLMKVRALSSEGRMTGVILTLLPVATFSGLFLINAKFYLEVADDPLFVPGFLGLILLYCIGFFSIRRLVDLKV